In the genome of Francisella salimarina, one region contains:
- a CDS encoding dihydroorotase, with protein sequence MQNQSLLIKNATVVNEGKTFKSDVFVENGKIAQVAANIDKPADKVIDATGLHLLPGMIDDQVHFREPGLMHKGEIETESKAAVMGGITSYMEMPNVNPATTVVERLAEKKERAAARSHANYAFYLGATNDNVEELKRLKPNDACAIKIFMGASTGNMLVNNPETLEGFFRDSPLLIVTHCEDTPMITELENKAREKYGEDVPFDLHPEIRSREACFKSSELAVGLARKYNSRLHVLHLTTAEEMVHFDNSIPLEEKRITAEVCAHHLFFSRIDYAEKGALIKCNPAIKEESDRLKLLECVANDTIDVIATDHAPHTWEEKQGTYFKAPAGLPLVEEALISVLEHYHNGFLTLEQVVQKTAHAPAIVYKVKDRGFIREGYAADLVLVNLNEPHTRTDECSHYKCGWTPFAGRTFKSKVQTTIINGVVKYHKGKVVSDQRGQCLEFNHEF encoded by the coding sequence ATGCAAAATCAAAGTTTACTTATCAAAAATGCTACAGTTGTAAATGAAGGCAAAACATTTAAATCTGATGTTTTCGTTGAAAATGGCAAGATTGCACAGGTTGCTGCAAATATAGACAAACCCGCAGATAAAGTTATAGATGCTACAGGCCTACATCTACTACCAGGTATGATAGATGATCAGGTGCATTTCAGAGAGCCTGGTCTTATGCACAAGGGTGAAATCGAGACAGAATCAAAAGCTGCTGTAATGGGTGGTATTACGTCATATATGGAGATGCCAAATGTAAACCCAGCGACTACAGTTGTAGAGCGTTTAGCTGAGAAAAAAGAACGCGCTGCTGCTAGGTCTCATGCTAACTATGCTTTTTATCTGGGAGCGACAAATGATAATGTTGAAGAGCTAAAGCGCCTGAAACCAAATGATGCTTGTGCTATCAAAATCTTTATGGGAGCATCGACTGGTAATATGCTAGTGAACAATCCTGAGACTTTAGAAGGTTTCTTTAGAGATAGTCCACTTCTTATCGTAACTCATTGCGAAGATACTCCTATGATTACAGAGCTTGAGAACAAGGCTCGTGAGAAATATGGCGAAGATGTACCATTTGACCTGCATCCAGAGATTCGCTCAAGAGAAGCTTGCTTTAAGTCATCAGAGCTTGCAGTTGGCCTTGCGAGAAAATATAACTCAAGACTTCATGTACTTCATCTAACTACAGCGGAAGAGATGGTACATTTTGATAATTCCATTCCACTTGAGGAAAAGAGAATTACAGCAGAGGTTTGTGCCCATCATCTATTCTTCTCGCGTATAGATTATGCTGAGAAAGGTGCTTTGATTAAGTGTAACCCAGCTATTAAAGAAGAATCAGATCGTTTGAAGCTACTCGAATGTGTTGCAAATGACACTATTGATGTAATTGCTACAGATCATGCCCCACATACTTGGGAAGAAAAGCAAGGCACTTACTTCAAAGCTCCAGCAGGCTTGCCATTAGTTGAAGAGGCTCTTATATCTGTATTAGAACATTATCACAACGGTTTCTTAACTCTTGAGCAAGTTGTCCAAAAAACTGCTCATGCTCCAGCTATAGTATATAAGGTAAAAGATCGTGGCTTCATCCGTGAAGGCTATGCTGCTGACTTAGTACTTGTAAATCTAAATGAGCCACATACTCGTACTGATGAGTGCTCTCATTATAAATGTGGTTGGACTCCGTTTGCTGGTCGTACTTTTAAATCAAAAGTTCAAACAACTATTATCAACGGTGTTGTGAAGTACCATAAAGGTAAAGTAGTCAGCGATCAAAGAGGGCAATGCTTAGAGTTTAATCATGAGTTTTAA
- a CDS encoding thiopurine S-methyltransferase — MSKVEINHNQYWLDRWQNNDVDFCQESPNEFLVKHFSKLNINSSSVCLVPMCGSSIDMLYFLSNGVKVVGVELSEKAVLSFFSQNNIKYEIIEERDNKCYKGNDIEIYVADIFNLPKIAKNLPAFDIWYDRGAYIALPEDIRARYAKMMLQVCSDNTQILLLVMEHDKKSQTPPYSVTQAELIKNFSPNIEFELIDSKQRENIPDYRKAEGMTEQYYTAYLRK; from the coding sequence ATGAGCAAAGTCGAGATAAACCATAACCAATATTGGTTAGATAGATGGCAAAACAATGATGTCGATTTCTGTCAAGAGTCGCCAAATGAATTTCTAGTTAAGCACTTTTCTAAATTAAATATAAATAGCTCTTCAGTATGTTTAGTGCCAATGTGTGGAAGTAGCATAGATATGCTGTACTTTTTATCTAACGGCGTTAAGGTAGTCGGTGTGGAGCTTTCAGAAAAAGCTGTTTTATCATTTTTTAGCCAAAATAATATCAAATATGAAATTATCGAAGAGAGGGACAATAAGTGTTACAAAGGTAATGATATTGAGATATATGTAGCAGATATCTTTAACTTACCTAAAATAGCCAAAAACCTACCCGCTTTTGATATTTGGTACGACCGAGGTGCTTATATTGCTTTGCCAGAAGATATAAGAGCTAGATATGCAAAGATGATGCTACAAGTATGCTCTGATAATACTCAAATACTACTACTCGTTATGGAGCATGACAAAAAATCTCAGACTCCTCCATATAGTGTTACCCAAGCTGAGCTGATAAAGAACTTCTCTCCAAATATTGAGTTTGAACTAATTGATAGTAAGCAAAGAGAAAATATTCCAGACTACCGAAAGGCTGAGGGAATGACTGAGCAATATTACACCGCTTATCTAAGAAAATAA